From Sphingopyxis sp. USTB-05, the proteins below share one genomic window:
- a CDS encoding UDP-glucose/GDP-mannose dehydrogenase family protein, translated as MRIVMIGSGYVGLVSGACFADFGHHVTCVDKDANKIARLQAGGIPIYEPGLDDLVARNVAAGNLAFTTELSEAVGAADVVFIAVGTPSRRGDGHADLSYVHDAAREIAGALSGFTVIVTKSTVPVGTGDEVERIVRECNPVAEFAVASNPEFLREGAAIEDFKRPDRVVIGIEDERARGPLEEVYRPLSLNRAPIVFTRRRTSELTKYAANAFLAMKITYINEMADLCERVGADVQEVARGIGLDNRIGGKFLNAGPGYGGSCFPKDTLALMKTAQDHDAPLRLIEATVAVNDQRKRAMGRKIIAAMDGQVRGCTVAVLGLTFKPNTDDMRDAPSIAIIQTLQDAGAKVRAYDPEGMDAAKAVLSDVEYASSAYAAADGAAATVIVTEWDAFRALDLVRLKAAMAEPVLVDLRNIYPPARAEEAGLRYVGIGRPGQLADEAGAANERHAA; from the coding sequence ATGCGTATCGTAATGATCGGGTCCGGCTATGTCGGGCTCGTTTCTGGCGCGTGTTTTGCCGATTTCGGCCATCATGTGACCTGCGTCGACAAGGACGCGAACAAGATCGCCCGCCTGCAGGCTGGCGGCATCCCCATCTATGAACCCGGGCTCGATGATCTGGTCGCGCGCAATGTTGCCGCGGGCAATCTCGCCTTTACCACCGAGCTGTCCGAGGCTGTCGGCGCCGCCGATGTGGTGTTCATCGCAGTCGGCACCCCCAGCCGCCGCGGCGACGGCCACGCCGACTTGTCCTATGTTCATGACGCGGCGCGCGAGATCGCCGGGGCGCTCTCCGGCTTTACGGTGATCGTCACCAAGTCGACCGTGCCGGTCGGTACCGGCGACGAAGTTGAGCGGATCGTCCGCGAGTGCAATCCCGTCGCCGAGTTCGCGGTCGCCTCCAATCCCGAATTCCTGCGCGAAGGCGCCGCGATCGAAGATTTCAAGCGCCCGGACCGCGTCGTGATCGGCATCGAGGACGAGCGCGCCCGCGGGCCACTGGAAGAAGTTTATCGTCCCCTGTCGTTGAACAGGGCGCCGATCGTCTTCACACGCCGGCGGACGAGCGAGCTGACCAAATATGCCGCCAACGCCTTCCTGGCGATGAAGATCACCTACATCAACGAGATGGCGGATCTGTGCGAACGGGTGGGAGCGGACGTCCAGGAGGTCGCGCGCGGCATCGGGCTCGACAATCGGATCGGCGGCAAATTCCTGAATGCCGGCCCCGGCTATGGCGGCTCATGTTTCCCCAAGGATACGCTCGCGCTGATGAAGACGGCGCAGGATCATGACGCGCCGCTGCGACTGATCGAGGCGACGGTCGCGGTGAACGACCAGCGCAAGCGCGCAATGGGCCGCAAGATCATCGCAGCGATGGACGGGCAGGTGCGCGGCTGCACTGTCGCGGTGCTCGGTCTGACCTTCAAACCCAACACCGACGACATGCGCGATGCGCCGTCGATCGCGATCATCCAGACGTTGCAGGATGCGGGCGCCAAAGTCCGCGCCTATGACCCCGAAGGGATGGACGCGGCCAAAGCGGTGTTGAGCGACGTCGAATATGCGTCCTCCGCCTATGCCGCCGCCGACGGCGCGGCGGCGACAGTGATCGTCACCGAATGGGACGCGTTCCGGGCGCTCGACCTGGTTCGCCTGAAGGCCGCAATGGCCGAGCCGGTGCTTGTTGATCTGCGCAACATCTATCCCCCCGCACGGGCCGAAGAAGCGGGCCTGCGCTATGTCGGCATCGGCCGACCGGGCCAGCTCGCCGACGAGGCCGGAGCCGCGAACGAAAGGCACGCCGCGTGA
- a CDS encoding NAD-dependent epimerase/dehydratase family protein, whose protein sequence is MTDDSPILVTGAAGFIGHAVSERLLARGERVLGLDNFTDYYDVALKKARTARLVDNFNFRLIDGDIASPGLISELVEANGIRRIVHLAAQAGVRYSLENPFAYEHSNLKGHLAVLEAARHAGNIEHLVYASSSSVYGDRPLGGTGFREDEPCTAPVSLYAATKRSCELMSESYAKLYHLPLSGLRFFTVYGPWGRPDMAYYGFAQKILLGQPIEVFGEGRMARDFTYIDDIVDGVVGVLDRPPAGGENRLLNIGDCNPVGLMDMIGLLERALGRPAIKLMRPMQPGDVTATYADISAINALTGYSPKVPLARGIERFVDWYLGEIENGGRGPMAAVA, encoded by the coding sequence GTGACCGACGACAGCCCCATTTTGGTAACCGGCGCCGCAGGCTTCATCGGCCATGCGGTGTCCGAACGGCTCCTCGCGCGGGGCGAACGCGTACTCGGGCTCGACAATTTCACCGACTATTACGACGTCGCACTGAAGAAGGCGCGCACGGCGCGGCTGGTCGACAATTTCAATTTCCGGCTGATCGATGGGGACATCGCCAGCCCCGGACTGATCAGCGAGCTGGTCGAGGCGAACGGCATCCGCCGCATAGTCCATCTCGCCGCGCAGGCGGGGGTACGCTACAGCCTCGAAAACCCCTTCGCTTACGAACATAGCAACCTAAAAGGGCATCTCGCGGTGCTGGAGGCGGCGCGCCACGCGGGCAATATCGAGCATCTCGTCTATGCCTCGTCGAGCTCGGTCTATGGCGACCGACCGCTCGGCGGCACGGGCTTTCGCGAGGACGAGCCCTGCACCGCGCCGGTCTCGCTCTATGCGGCGACCAAACGCAGTTGCGAGCTGATGAGCGAAAGCTATGCCAAACTCTATCACCTGCCGCTGAGCGGCCTGCGTTTCTTCACCGTCTATGGTCCCTGGGGCCGGCCCGACATGGCCTATTATGGCTTCGCGCAGAAGATCCTGCTCGGCCAACCGATCGAGGTGTTCGGCGAAGGCCGGATGGCGCGCGACTTCACCTATATCGACGATATTGTCGACGGCGTGGTCGGCGTGCTCGACCGGCCGCCGGCGGGCGGTGAAAACCGGCTGCTCAACATCGGCGACTGCAACCCCGTCGGACTGATGGACATGATCGGCCTGCTCGAACGCGCGCTCGGCCGGCCAGCGATCAAGCTGATGCGGCCGATGCAGCCGGGCGACGTGACCGCGACCTACGCGGACATTTCGGCGATAAATGCGCTCACCGGATACAGCCCCAAGGTCCCGCTGGCGCGCGGGATCGAGCGGTTCGTCGACTGGTATCTGGGCGAAATAGAAAATGGTGGAAGAGGGCCGATGGCAGCGGTTGCCTGA
- the galU gene encoding UTP--glucose-1-phosphate uridylyltransferase GalU, protein MRKIRKAVFPIGGLGTRFLPATKSMPKEMLPVVDRPLIQYAVDEAREAGIEQFIFVTSRGKSLIEDHFDHAFELEEAMARRGKSLAALDGTRPPPGDINIVRQQEPLGLGHAVWCARRLVGDEPFAVLLPDDLMVGEPGCLKQMVDAYAELGGNLICTEEVAAEDTHKYGIITPGVSAGAVTEVRGLVEKPAADVAPSRLAVIGRYILQPEVMDVLGSQEEGAGGEIQLTDALARMIGQQPFHGVTFEGKRYDCGDKSGFVTATLALALARPDIAPAVRAFLAAA, encoded by the coding sequence ATGCGAAAGATACGCAAGGCCGTGTTCCCCATCGGCGGCCTTGGAACCCGGTTCCTTCCGGCGACCAAGTCGATGCCAAAGGAAATGCTTCCTGTCGTCGACCGGCCCTTGATTCAATATGCGGTCGATGAAGCCCGCGAGGCGGGCATCGAGCAGTTCATTTTCGTGACCAGCCGCGGCAAGAGCCTGATCGAAGATCATTTCGACCATGCCTTCGAACTCGAAGAGGCGATGGCGCGGCGCGGCAAATCGCTTGCCGCGCTCGACGGCACCCGTCCGCCGCCGGGCGACATCAATATCGTGCGGCAGCAGGAGCCGCTGGGGCTGGGTCATGCCGTGTGGTGCGCCCGTCGTCTCGTCGGTGACGAGCCCTTTGCAGTGTTGCTCCCCGACGATCTGATGGTCGGCGAGCCCGGGTGCCTTAAGCAGATGGTCGACGCCTATGCGGAGCTCGGCGGCAACCTCATCTGCACCGAGGAAGTTGCGGCGGAGGATACGCATAAATACGGCATCATCACGCCGGGCGTGAGTGCGGGGGCGGTCACCGAAGTCCGGGGGCTGGTCGAAAAGCCCGCAGCAGACGTCGCGCCGTCGCGGCTTGCCGTCATCGGCCGCTATATCCTCCAGCCGGAGGTGATGGATGTCCTCGGCAGCCAGGAGGAAGGCGCGGGCGGTGAAATCCAACTCACCGACGCGCTGGCGCGGATGATCGGCCAGCAGCCGTTCCACGGCGTCACCTTCGAAGGGAAGCGGTACGACTGCGGCGACAAGAGCGGGTTCGTGACCGCGACGCTGGCGCTGGCACTGGCCCGTCCCGACATCGCGCCCGCGGTGCGCGCGTTCCTGGCCGCGGCGTGA
- a CDS encoding aldehyde dehydrogenase family protein, with translation MLEAQRAAFFADLPVSLAIRRDRLRRAMLMIEQNADALCLALAADQANQDADSAMLTEVKPAIAALRASMTNVGRWMRPEGGHGLLARLGGGGDYAEYQPLGVIGISAPASLPLLQTASIVASALAAGNRVMLKFDAASPQLARLIGDLAPGFFDMLELAVASGDVFAEQAFDLLVTSEPQDGEGVTIARSSKSPAIFGRSADFAKAADNVVARKWLKDGRGPLAPDYLLVPDEQEEAIAAWLWRAAMQPVAEDAPSTEGDQQRLARLLDDARARGGEVMTAQPRGSAAPLHIIRHASEDMLVMQEDSTGPILPLRNYARIEDAIDTIHRRPPPLAIYYFGRDAAERRHILEHTLSSAIAIDGRAPSAAKPDAGMTLNIDHGEAGFRRFSRIRHVYRQPWPDFARRFARETGDDLGGAAPALH, from the coding sequence ATGCTGGAAGCGCAACGCGCGGCATTTTTCGCCGACTTGCCGGTGTCGCTGGCCATTCGCCGCGACCGGCTGCGGCGCGCGATGCTGATGATCGAACAAAATGCCGATGCGCTCTGTTTGGCGCTCGCTGCGGATCAGGCGAATCAGGATGCCGATTCGGCGATGCTGACCGAAGTGAAGCCGGCGATCGCGGCTCTGCGCGCTTCGATGACCAATGTCGGCCGCTGGATGCGTCCCGAAGGCGGGCATGGGCTGCTCGCGCGATTGGGCGGGGGCGGCGACTATGCCGAATATCAGCCGCTCGGGGTCATCGGCATATCTGCGCCGGCTTCCTTGCCGCTGCTCCAGACGGCCAGCATCGTCGCGAGCGCGCTCGCCGCGGGCAATCGGGTGATGCTGAAATTCGACGCTGCTTCGCCGCAACTCGCGCGGCTGATCGGCGATCTTGCGCCGGGCTTCTTTGATATGCTCGAACTGGCGGTAGCGTCCGGCGACGTCTTTGCGGAACAGGCGTTCGACCTGCTGGTGACGAGTGAGCCCCAGGACGGCGAGGGGGTAACGATCGCGCGGTCGAGCAAGTCGCCGGCCATTTTCGGCCGTTCGGCCGACTTTGCCAAGGCGGCCGACAATGTGGTCGCGCGCAAGTGGCTCAAGGACGGACGGGGGCCGCTCGCGCCCGACTATCTTCTCGTGCCCGACGAACAGGAAGAGGCGATCGCGGCATGGCTGTGGCGTGCGGCGATGCAGCCGGTTGCCGAAGATGCGCCATCGACCGAGGGTGATCAGCAGCGGCTGGCGCGGCTATTGGACGACGCGCGCGCGCGCGGGGGCGAGGTGATGACGGCACAGCCGCGCGGGTCGGCGGCGCCGCTCCACATCATCCGCCACGCCAGCGAGGATATGCTGGTGATGCAGGAGGATAGCACGGGGCCCATCCTGCCGCTGCGGAACTATGCGCGGATCGAGGATGCGATCGATACGATCCACCGGCGTCCGCCGCCGCTCGCCATCTATTATTTCGGTCGCGATGCTGCGGAGCGTCGGCACATATTGGAACATACGCTTTCGTCGGCCATCGCGATCGACGGTCGGGCGCCATCGGCGGCAAAACCCGACGCGGGCATGACACTTAACATCGACCATGGCGAAGCGGGCTTCCGCCGATTTAGCCGGATCCGGCATGTGTATCGCCAGCCCTGGCCCGATTTCGCTCGCCGCTTCGCGCGCGAAACCGGCGACGATCTGGGCGGGGCAGCGCCCGCACTACACTGA
- a CDS encoding glycosyltransferase family 4 protein — translation MLQRTSASSSDPARSPIICVTGLRGFPHVMGGIESHCEELLPRIKAIWPDHRSVVLGRAPYLPEAVGEHRGVEIVGIPCPRSQNLEAVVSTFLAVLSARKRGAGLIHIHAIGPGLLAPLARLLGLKVVVTHHGTDYHRAKWGLLARTALRAGEWLALSFANRVIAVSPSLATQLQQSFPKRAHAISYIPNGTSDLPGDADPALVLERLGLQDGNFLLAVARLVPEKGLHDLIDAYEQSNCTAKLVIAGSADHESEYARELLARASDRVIFAGVQSRATLKCLYEQCALFVMPSYHEGLPIAALEAASCGARMLLSDISANLDIGLDPENYFPVGDVAALTGRLNADCADFQVDRDAVRARFSWDRAAEETLDVYRATLAPGRRAPRATGYSGAVEA, via the coding sequence ATGCTGCAACGGACAAGTGCGTCTTCCAGCGATCCCGCGAGGTCGCCCATCATCTGCGTGACCGGCCTTCGCGGCTTCCCGCATGTGATGGGCGGCATCGAAAGCCACTGCGAGGAGCTGCTCCCGCGGATCAAGGCGATATGGCCCGATCATCGCTCGGTCGTGCTCGGCCGCGCGCCCTATCTGCCGGAAGCGGTCGGAGAACATCGCGGTGTCGAGATCGTCGGCATCCCCTGCCCGCGCTCGCAAAATCTGGAGGCGGTGGTGTCCACCTTCCTCGCGGTCCTGTCCGCCCGCAAGCGCGGCGCCGGGCTGATCCATATCCACGCGATCGGCCCCGGCCTGCTCGCGCCGCTGGCCCGGCTGCTCGGGCTGAAGGTCGTCGTGACGCACCACGGGACCGACTATCACCGCGCCAAATGGGGTCTGCTCGCGCGCACCGCACTCCGCGCCGGCGAGTGGTTGGCGCTCAGCTTCGCGAACCGGGTGATCGCTGTCTCTCCCTCGCTCGCCACCCAGTTGCAGCAGAGCTTTCCTAAACGCGCGCACGCAATTTCCTATATTCCCAACGGCACATCGGATTTGCCCGGTGATGCCGATCCGGCGTTGGTGCTGGAACGGCTGGGGCTACAGGATGGCAATTTCCTGCTCGCGGTGGCCCGGCTCGTTCCCGAAAAGGGCCTGCACGATCTGATCGATGCCTATGAGCAGTCGAATTGCACGGCGAAGCTGGTGATTGCGGGGTCGGCTGACCACGAAAGCGAATATGCCCGCGAACTGCTCGCGCGCGCCAGCGACCGCGTGATCTTTGCCGGTGTTCAGTCGCGCGCGACGCTGAAGTGCCTTTATGAACAGTGCGCGCTGTTCGTGATGCCCTCCTATCACGAGGGTCTGCCCATAGCGGCGCTCGAAGCGGCGAGTTGCGGCGCGCGGATGCTGCTGAGCGACATCTCCGCCAATCTCGATATTGGGCTCGATCCGGAAAATTATTTCCCGGTCGGCGATGTCGCGGCGCTCACCGGGCGGCTCAACGCCGATTGCGCGGATTTTCAGGTCGATCGCGACGCGGTGCGCGCTCGCTTCAGTTGGGACAGGGCGGCGGAAGAGACGCTGGACGTCTATCGCGCCACGCTCGCGCCCGGCCGCCGGGCTCCGCGCGCCACCGGCTATTCGGGGGCGGTGGAAGCCTAG
- a CDS encoding acyltransferase, translating to MDIRRVECLDGLRGVAALWVLIGHMMILTGFRLPLIGKPDLGVDLFILLSGFLMMYQYRLRAGSEDWNAPGTWAAFWTRRFFRLAPLFYVALAAALIAGPAIYADRVAIDTFLGQGLQPAERYTDASPTNIALHLTFLFGLLPDYAFRTPLPDWSLGLEMQFYLLFPFLILLGRRIGWVPSAFLAAGAGVVIALVAGGAGLDYPMPSFLPLKLQLFLAGMLIAAGPGESGAQLWLRLGAAMLLAAIPNGGDQDMLHFVVRELLVLGFFALVHWHSLGPVGWASRLLGSRPFYWLGELSYGTYLIHLLILQPVAAMVIGHFGTGLGAVGRFALTGAIVIPATYAVAFLTYRLVEVPGQRLGKAAIKWVAGRGTPRALQTAPEKIAAP from the coding sequence ATGGACATTCGGCGAGTCGAGTGTCTGGATGGCCTGCGCGGCGTCGCGGCCCTCTGGGTGCTCATCGGACATATGATGATCCTGACCGGTTTCCGCCTGCCGCTGATCGGCAAGCCGGACCTCGGTGTCGACCTGTTCATCCTGCTTTCGGGCTTCTTGATGATGTATCAGTACCGGCTTCGCGCGGGCAGCGAGGACTGGAACGCCCCCGGCACTTGGGCCGCCTTCTGGACACGCCGCTTTTTCCGGCTGGCGCCGCTTTTCTATGTGGCGCTCGCGGCCGCACTGATCGCGGGGCCGGCGATCTATGCCGACCGCGTCGCGATCGACACTTTCCTCGGTCAAGGACTCCAGCCCGCCGAACGCTATACCGACGCGAGCCCGACCAACATCGCGCTGCACCTGACCTTCCTGTTCGGATTGCTGCCCGACTATGCCTTTCGCACCCCGCTGCCCGACTGGAGCCTGGGGCTCGAGATGCAATTCTATCTGCTCTTTCCCTTCCTCATCCTGCTCGGTCGGCGGATCGGATGGGTCCCGTCGGCATTTCTTGCGGCTGGAGCCGGGGTTGTCATTGCCCTTGTCGCCGGTGGGGCAGGGCTCGACTATCCGATGCCGTCTTTCCTGCCATTGAAACTTCAGCTTTTCCTTGCCGGCATGCTGATCGCCGCGGGGCCGGGCGAGAGCGGCGCACAGCTATGGTTACGCCTCGGCGCCGCGATGCTGCTCGCCGCGATTCCCAACGGGGGCGATCAGGACATGCTCCATTTTGTCGTGCGCGAGCTGCTCGTTCTCGGCTTTTTCGCGCTGGTCCATTGGCACTCGCTCGGGCCGGTCGGCTGGGCTTCACGCCTGCTCGGCAGCCGGCCCTTTTATTGGCTCGGTGAGCTGTCCTACGGCACCTATCTGATCCATCTGCTGATCCTGCAGCCCGTCGCGGCGATGGTGATCGGACATTTCGGAACCGGGCTCGGCGCGGTCGGCCGCTTTGCCCTGACCGGGGCGATCGTGATACCGGCGACCTATGCCGTTGCTTTCCTGACCTACAGGCTTGTGGAGGTGCCCGGGCAGCGCCTCGGCAAAGCGGCGATCAAATGGGTGGCCGGGCGCGGTACCCCCCGCGCCCTTCAGACGGCCCCTGAAAAAATCGCCGCGCCGTAA